From one Astatotilapia calliptera chromosome 10, fAstCal1.2, whole genome shotgun sequence genomic stretch:
- the LOC113030832 gene encoding clustered mitochondria protein homolog isoform X3 yields MGNIFQCCQTLSNYFKCQDTPGLGEAERSPLLSSEESECESLSLLDNSEDDVLTVSTNSITNLALEPENFLFPDIILSSSLGGDVTLVEPMVCLLVSEEDEGGGEGMGEQRSEEQGRSNEMRGRGYSEVETQTEIETQIGMGVQTQTESQTEVQTQTETLEFGNKRVVRGGSMIINSETGKEMHDWDQHEGVEQLLLEAQTSEKKSSDIWCDVEVSADLKLPGKVGRQTAKDKLEVTATLTKLTLQTERNTDPIEEEHTDSALRESTTLQCNKKPDEQKTESKHTSVMQADHKVSGTNENIAAVESEKMTKCSNNDTENVENFNPTEGCVNLKQQSNQDNGQMEELEQTANEKQHNNIHIKTNNSVVQTAGHIQSQDKSHLPKKLEETIKTDERQAEGEEEGETKIDRMTLFLVDRLFLGATHVQTHPNPATAPSEDDLPEQSDDDKRKKLSIQDIVDLQETSFTVRIQPPGTESFELQVTGQMLVVELHQVLMDHEITCHRTCFSLQLGGVTLDSLNELHSVPGIRDGAVIKVVEESYSVRDARLHLRHVRDLLRSLDPTDAYNGVNGSSLSYLTFYTTGNNDGQSVGKRRASERESVDCSPPEYVLPGSKERPLCPLQPVREDWKPLQCLRVLTLSSWNPPPGNRKMHGDLIYLNVLTMEDRELNITSSTRGFFLNQSTAFNFNPKPAVPKTLCHSLVELLSQVSPAFRKNFTALQKKRVQQHPYERIAAPFQVFTWTAPHEDHTLDCVRAEETHASYMGQDEHTVVDARSRRQPKCGNAGHSRDWNEELQGCRELPGSSLQERLHRERSIFKTNSDFVAAATRGATAVIDGNIMPINPGESPHLQMFMWNNLFFSQGFDVSEHYRPLGGNTAAHAAAICDLRGAQAYASVDIEGLHTIGTVVVDYRGVRVIAQTIIPGILEKNQEESIVYGSNDNGKTVFTHPRFLELLDKTSKQLRIQRHQVLDHNNRPVELCSGIETIGILGNDGRPYILDLLRTFPPDLNFQFSETEERREEVPKECQSFGYPCLHCHSLASLRPELIEAFIQHRYELFMKMVSHELSQLTEQDEATEWSEKPICDSDTGERPAASADMEISARFPAECLEEVQRQRCLLWEAAAFLLSHQIPAMLMDCLDHTAVPMDGGSLTSALHQRGVNVRYLGTILRELGRVEERRRLGHIQRICVSEIILRSAKHIFRTYLQDVEPAAFSAAVSHFLNCLLTSSSCFPDSFSDELLSRRRSRRRRSHGSRVTLLSDSVWARLTSGELWGRIRAEARDYYHYTFDSESIDEVIEKHNLQRISLLREIAIKTGIQVQLREYVFESRHRPAFGEEDIVNMFPVVRHLKPTSSDATQLVQQAQLAVQQGLLKECYDLISQALTLFSSVCGVLHEDVCMCLRLLGRLSYILGENADALSHQEKAVMSSERLHGIDHPQTIQDYTFLTLYCFAGGHHLTSLQLLYRARYLTLLVGGDDHPQVALLDSMLGLVLHGLMEYELSLKFLQNALTLTSKYHGVTSLKHANSHHLLATVYESKGEFRSALHHEKEAYSIYKSQVGENHNSTTESSEYLKSLTQQAVILQKAINQIYSNTPGACIPPPKFSTPNLPTILQQLNLTCGIILIPLSGKEIDELRAEFKGKVKVKTEELENQLLSSVE; encoded by the exons ATGGGAAACATCTTCCAGTGCTGCCAGACCCTCTCAAACTACTTTAAGTGTCAGGATACACCAGGCCTGGGTGAGGCAGAAAGATCTCCTCTGCTGTCCAGCGAAGAGAGTGAATGTGAGTCACTGAGTTTGCTGGACAACTCGGAGGACGACGTGTTAACCGTCTCAACAAACAGTATAACAAACCTGGCCCTCGAACCGGAGAACTTTCTGTTTCCTGACATCATCCTAAGCAGTAGCCTGGGAGGAGATGTGACTCTGGTGGAGCCAATGGTGTGTCTGCtcgtgtctgaggaggatgaagGAGGAGGCGAGGGGATGGGCGAGCAAAGAAGCGAAGAACAAGGAAGGAGTAATGAGATGCGAGGCAGAGGGTACTCTGAGGTTGAGACTCAGACTGAAATAGAGACCCAGATTGGTATGGGGGTGCAGACTCAGACTGAGTCGCAAACAGAagttcaaacacaaacagaaacactcgAGTTCGGTAATAAGAGggtggtgaggggaggaagtaTGATCATTAATAGTGAGACTGGAAAAGAGATGCATGATTGGGATCAACATGAAGGTGTGGAACAGCTGCTTTTGGAGGCACAAACATCGGAGAAGAAAAGCAGTGACATTTGGTGTGACGTTGAAGTTTCTGCTGACTTGAAGCTGCCAGGAAAGGTAGGAAGGCAGACAGCCAAAGACAAACTCGAAGTGACGGCCACCTTAACAAAGCTAACTttgcagacagaaagaaacactGACCCAATTGAAGAGGAACATACAGATTCTGCCCTGAGAGAGTCGACAACCTTACAGTGCAACAAAAAGCCAGACGAGCAAAAGACTGAATCCAAACACACCTCAGTGATGCAGGCTGACCACAAGGTCAGCGGCACAAATGAAAACATTGCTGCAGTGGAGTCAGAGAAGATGACAAAATGCAGCAATAATGACACAGAAAATGTGGAAAACTTTAACCCCACTGAGGGTTGTGTGAACCTGAAACAACAGAGCAATCAGGACAATGGACAGATGGAAGAGTTAGAGCAGACTGCAAATGaaaagcaacataataatatccacataaaaacaaacaattctgTGGTTCAGACAGCAGGTCATATTCAAAGTCAGGACAAGTCACATCTGCCAAAGAAGTTAGAGGAAACCATCAAGACTGATGAGCGACAggcagaaggagaagaagaaggagagacTAAGATTGATCGAATGACCCTTTTTTTAGTTGACAGACTGTTTCTGGGAGCAACACATGTCCAAA CACATCCAAATCCAGCTACAGCACCCTCTGAAGATGATCTCCCAGAGCAGTCTGATGatgataaaaggaaaaaactcaGTATCCAAGACATAGTTGATCTCCAAGAGACAAGTTTTACTGTCAGAATCCAGCCTCCGGGAACAGAAAGTTTTGAGCTACAG GTGACCGGCCAGATGTTGGTTGTAGAGCTCCACCAGGTGCTTATGGATCATGAGATCACCTGCCATCGCACGTGCTTCTCCCTCCAGCTGGGTGGTGTCACGCTCGACAGCCTTAATGAGCTGCACTCTGTCCCGGGCATCCGTGATGGAGCGGTGATCAAGGTGGTGGAGG AATCTTACTCGGTGCGTGATGCTCGTCTTCATCTCAGACATGTACGTGATCTTCTGAGGAGCCTCGACCCCACCGATGCGTACAACGGCGTGAACGGCAGCTCACTGTCTTACCTCACCTTCTACACCACAGGAAACAATG ATGGTCAGAGCGTGGGGAAGAGGCGAGCTTCTGAAAGGGAGTCTGTTGACTGCAGCCCTCCAGAATACGTCCTCCCCGGCTCTAAGGAGCGACCGCTGTGTCCACTTCAACCAGTCAGAGAGGACTGGAAG CCTTTGCAGTGCCTGCGGGTCTTGACCCTCAGCAGTTGGAACCCACCTccaggaaacaggaagatgcACGGTGACTTAATATACCTGAATGTCCTGACTATGGAGGATAGAGAACTCAATATTACATCCTCTACACGGGGTTTCTTCCTCAATCA GTCAACTGCCTTCAACTTTAACcccaaacctgcagttcctaAAACCCTTTGCCATTCTCTAGTGGAGCTGCTGAGTCAAGTCAGCCCTGCTTTCAGGAAAAACTTCACCGCCCTGCAGAAGAAGAG AGTTCAGCAGCACCCTTATGAGCGCATTGCAGCACCATTCCAGGTGTTCACCTGGACTGCGCCACACGAGGACCACACTCTTGACTGCGTGAGAGCGGAGGAGACGCACGCCAGCTACATGGGCCAGGATGAGCATACGGTAGTGGACGCAAGATCGAGGAGGCAACCTAAATGTGGAAATGCaggacat AGTCGGGACTGGAACGAGGAGCTTCAGGGATGCAGGGAGCTCCCCGGGAGCTCCCTGCAGGAACGACTGCACAGAGAGAGGAGCATTTTCAAG ACCAACAGTGACTTTGTGGCCGCTGCGACACGAGGTGCTACAGCTGTCATTGACGGCAACATCATGCCGATAAACCCAGGGGAGTCGCCTCATTTGCAAATGTTCATGTGGAACAACCTCTTCTTCAGCCAGGGGTTTGATGTGTCTGAGCACTACCGACCACTAGGGGGAAACACTGCTGCTCACGCTGCTGCCATCTGTGACCTAAGAGGAGCTCAG GCATATGCATCAGTGGACATAGAGGGGCTACACACAATCGGCACAGTTGTGGTGGATTATCGTGGTGTCCGAGTTATTGCACAGACGATCATTCCTGGGATACTTGAGAAAAATCAGGAGGAGAGTATAGTGTACGGCTCCAATGACAACGGCAAGACAGTGTTTACTCATCCGAG GTTTCTGGAGCTGCTGGATAAAACCAGTAAGCAGCTGAGAATCCAGCGTCACCAGGTTTTAGACCACAACAACAGACCGGTGGAGCTTTGCTCTGGCATCGAGACCATAGGCATCCTGGGTAATGATGGACGACCTTACATCTTGGACCTCCTGCGAACCTTCCCCCCAGATCTTAACTTCCAGTTCTcagagacagaggagaggagggaggaggtgcCGAAGGAGTGCCAGAGCTTTGGTTACCCATGTCTCCATTGTCACAGTCTGGCCAGCCTGAGACCTGAGCTGATTGAGGCCTTCATTCAGCACAG GTATGAGCTTTTCATGAAGATGGTGTCGCATGAGCTGAGCCAGCTGACTGAACAGGATGAAGCCACAGAGTGGAGTGAGAAGCCCATCTGTGATTCAGATACTGGGGAGAGACCTGCAGCCAGTGCTGACATGG aaataa GTGCTCGATTCCCTGCTGAGTGTTTAGAGGAGGTTCAGAGGCAAAGGTGCCTGCTGTGGGAGGCAGCTGCTTTTCTCCTGTCGCATCAGATCCCAGCAATG TTGATGGACTGTCTTGACCACACAGCAGTGCCAATGGATGGCGGAAGTCTGACCTCAGCGCTTCATCAGCGGGGTGTGAACGTGCGATATCTGGGCACCATACTGAGGGAGCTCGGCAGGGTGGAGGAGAGAAGACGACTCGGCCATATACAG AGAATTTGCGTCAGTGAAATCATCCTCAGAAGTGCCAAACACATCTTCAGGACCTACCTGCAG GATGTGGAACCTGCAGCTTTCTCTGCAGCTGTCAGTCACTTCCTAAACtgcctcctgacctcctcctcctgcttcccCGACTCCTTCTCAGACGAGCTGCTCTCCCGTCGCAGGAGCCGCCGACGCCGGAGTCACGGGAGTCGAGTCACATTGTTGAGTGACAGCGTGTGGGCTAGGCTGACGTCCGGCGAGCTGTGGGGCAGGATCAGGGCTGAGGCTCGAGATTATTATCACTACACATTTGACAG TGAAAGTATAGATGAAGTAATAGAAAAGCACAACCTTCAGAGGATCTCCCTGCTGAGAGAGATTGCCATCAAGACAGGCATCCAG gtgcagctgagggaatatgTGTTTGAGTCTCGACACAGGCCGGCATTTGGTGAGGAGGACATCGTCAACATGTTTCCCGTGGTCCGGCATCTCAAGCCTACGTCATCGGATGCCACGCAGCTTGTTCAGCAAGCCCAGCTGGCAGTGCAGCAGG GGCTCCTCAAGGAATGCTACGACTTGATTAGTCAGGCCCTGACTCTATTCAGCAGTGTGTGTGGGGTCCTGCATGAGGACGTGTGCATGTGCCTGCGCCTCCTCGGACGGCTCAGCTACATCTTGGGAGAAAACGCAGAT GCCCTCAGCCACCAGGAAAAGGCCGTAATGAGTTCTGAGAGACTGCATGGTATAGACCATCCACAGACCATACAAGATTAT ACCTTTTTGACCCTCTACTGCTTTGCTGGAGGCCACCACTTGACCTCTCTACAGCTGCTGTATCGTGCTCGGTACCTCACCCTGCTTGTTGGTGGAGATGATCATCCACAAGTAGCATTACTGGAT AGCATGCTAGGTCTGGTACTTCATGGACTGATGGAGTATGAGCTGTCCCTGAAGTTCCTGCAGAATGCCTTAACTTTAACCTCAAAATACCACGGTGTCACATCCCTGAAACACGCAAACAG TCATCACCTGCTGGCCACTGTGTATGAGAGTAAAGGAGAGTTTCGATCAGCTCTGCACCACGAGAAAGAAGCTTATTCAATATATAAGAGCCAG GTTGGTGAGAACCATAACAGCACTACGGAAAGCTCGGAATACCTGAAGAGCCTCACTCAGCAGGCTGTGATCCTTCAGAAAGCCATCAACCAAATATACAGCAACACACCTGGTGCCTGTATTCCACCACCAAAG TTTTCCACACCGAACCTTCCCACAATACTCCAGCAGCTCAACCTGACATGTGGAATCATTCTCATCCCCCTCAG TGGAAAAGAAATTGACGAGCTCCGGGCTGAGtttaaaggaaaagtaaaagtgaaaacgGAAGAGCTTGAAAATCAATTGTTAAGTTCTGTGGAGTAG